From the genome of Panulirus ornatus isolate Po-2019 chromosome 19, ASM3632096v1, whole genome shotgun sequence, one region includes:
- the Cht6 gene encoding uncharacterized protein Cht6 isoform X2, whose protein sequence is MRFLLAAAAILAALAHSHEIEKRQAVDAANKVVCYYTNWSVYRKGLAKYTPQNINPYLCTHLVYAFGGLTDEFEIKPFDSYQDIEQGGYAKFNGLKQYNKGLKTLLAIGGWNEGSGRFSELVSLPEYRKTFIISAIKHLRRYNFDGLDLDWEYPASRDGSAPEDRENYATLVRELREAFDDEGSKVKQGPLLLTMAVPAGQNYIDKGYDIPSLTSDLDFFNILNYDYHSAYEPTVNHHAALMAAPGTSEYAWNSQLNVDWTVKYYISLGADKHKLVIGIPTYGRSYTLIDGNFTDFGASADGPGEQGKYTRENGFMAFYEVCENIASYGWDVRKPYPRRIGPYAYNEDQWVGYDDEKIVARKAEYVREQGLGGIMYWSLDNDDFRGICNGEQYPLVEAGKKALFSDEDIDVSLNEARALQSATGGRRTSVSVASQAVDDTRSRGSTDTRFKTQDRFRTETQDTFQTRGQSTTRTRNRDSFRGRIRNTLRSRSQDDARPRVQDNFSTRTPDRFQEPFRTRAPDREQDTFSTRDPDRFQEPFRTRAPDRAEDPFLTQAPDRFQDPYLTQAPDRFQDPYLTQAPDRFQDPFLTQTPDRFQDPFLTRAPDRAEDPFITQTPDARVQEPFRTRAPSRVREPFNDRTQDRTQESFSTRAQDRSQASLSSRTQDRSQERFRTRSQDRSQASSRVREPFTTRTQDRSQESFSTRAQDRSQASLSSRTQDRSQERFRTRAQDRSQASLSSRARDRSQERFRTRSQDRTQDSFSTTAQDRSQTSLSSRTQESLSTSAQDRSQASLSTRARDRSQERFRTRAQDRTQDTRRQDFGTTSQSSGTQTRGGTSFGTSRVQASRPPRIRPSARTPGSLSSRVQNRRRLTTTTSRPARLPATTSTPRGTLRRRRPGIRRGQRKQATTTTIDPLNTPAPPTTPSPVSGFSCKREGFYPNPDNCHKYYWCLDSGASGLGIVAHAFTCPSDLVFSKTIDGCDHPTRTKCSTEKKSRGGASATTPKPSSGSIPTTTEIPVDYSYLDDIYVDDEYYYDYEDSTPGDLPEPVEEVPNTVSRRLQNSGGNQFTRGSTSSKSSSSTSGSARETTSSSGSLGGRSRPQYTSISRDRSRTSQAAATDSSSSSSSSSRRQEPASTGGRRPEYTTIRRQRPAAQARPAAEEEVGQAREAEPTQGGGGGREYVVLERRRPQTSGGVVAPAAEVSAATPAPIEELYPTQPTLEYVTIDRSRGRITPDSPTPPSLPASEPTVSPAQGLVEIAPTSPRYVTIERGRFATEEEITTTTTEETTVVSDPAAAGATHDALPNEDYNYYDDEILTTETGSSDLTLPSSSPPPPPPPSSQTTTTTTSSTTTTTTSSPITTTTTTNERNTTITTAGRPTRTRTRLRGRPVGSQAKRLGASVDGVSRRTSNTQSRLPSKPLRNKTGGEKGKAERKEEVLKSTPGVLRRPPPRRPTGSSKNNRRRILVRKRIGVIGASGQAEQTTSGPVRIRTRPPTSPRTNPSRTFTRPRLPRPQLDDASLQPESRQRPSRPLIQISPRPSRPSADGPRVSRPSDRTRLTRPSADNPRATRPVDGPRPVRPEDDDTRPQLSTAAPVLSATASPVEVARDEEAVTTFDEESLSDTTVYPESTVRPTLASLFPKPQATTTPAPTTPAPTTPAPRTRSRPSPRTRLNPRPRATSPRPPPRSPRPQRPAFAKIPVTPPPTLKPAQSAILAGDYTDYYYDDLEGALTGTLGQLATLTEKAILMADGSVQCYDTGYFSHPDSCKKFISCSKTVRGLVRGWVYTCPQQLVFDPVGGMCNWAESVDCEGRK, encoded by the exons GAACTGCGAGAGGCGTttgacgatgaaggcagcaaggtgAAGCAGGGTCCTCTGCTGCTGACCATGGCCGTCCCAGCCGGACAGAACTACATTGACAAGGGCTAcgacatcccctccctcaccag tgACCTGGACTTCTTCAACATCCTCAACTACGACTACCACAGCGCCTACGAACCCACGGTGAACCACCACGCAGCCCTCATGGCCGCCCCAGGCACCTCCGAGTACGCCTGGAACTCACAGCTCAACGTG GACTGGACGGTGAAGTACTACATTTCCCTGGGCGCAGACAAGCACAAGCTGGTGATCGGCATCCCTACTTATGGTCGGTCGTACACGCTTATTGACGGAAACTTCACCGATTTCGGTGCCTCCGCCGACGGGCCTGGTGAGCAGGGAAAGTACACCAGAGAAAACGGTTTTATGGCCTTCTACGAG GTTTGTGAAAACATCGCCTCTTACGGTTGGGATGTCAGGAAACCTTACCCGCGACGTATCGGACCCTACGCCTACAACGAAGACCAGTGGGTCGGTTACGACGATGAGAAGATCGTCGCCAGGAAG GCGGAGTACGTGCGGGAACAAGGCCTGGGAGGCATCATGTACTGGAGTCTGGACAACGACGACTTCCGAGGCATCTGTAACGGGGAGCAGTACCCGCTTGTGGAGGCTGGCAAAAAGGCCCTCTTCAGCGACGAGGACATAGACGTCTCCCTCAACGAGGCGAGGGCGCTCCAGAGCGCGACTGGGGG AAGACGCACTTCAGTCTCAGTGGCCAGTCAGGCCGTTGATGACACCAGATCCAGAGGTTCGACGGACACCAGGTTCAAGACGCAAGACCGGTTCCGCACCGAAACACAAGACACTTTCCAAACAAGAGGTCAGAGCACAACTCGAACAAGAAATAGAGATAGTTTCCGCGGTAGAATCCGGAACACTTTGCGTTCGAGGTCCCAAGATGACGCTCGTCCTCGAGTCCAGGACAACTTCAGCACTCGAACTCCCGACAGATTCCAAGAACCCTTCCGCACCAGAGCTCCCGATAGAGAGCAGGACACCTTCAGCACTCGGGACCCCGACAGGTTCCAGGAACCCTTCCGCACCAGAGCCCCAGATAGAGCCGAGGACCCCTTCCTCACTCAGGCCCCAGACAGGTTCCAAGACCCCTACCTTACTCAGGCCCCAGACAGGTTCCAAGACCCCTACCTTACTCAGGCCCCCGACAGGTTCCAAGACCCCTTCCTCACTCAGACCCCTGACAGATTCCAAGACCCCTTCCTCACCAGAGCCCCCGACAGAGCCGAAGACCCCTTCATCACTCAGACCCCCGACGCCAGAGTTCAAGAACCCTTCCGTACCAGAGCCCCCAGCAGAGTCCGAGAACCGTTCAACGATAGGACTCAAGACAGAACCCAAGAGTCCTTCAGCACTAGGGCCCAAGACAGATCCCAGGCATCTCTCAGCTCCAGAACTCAAGACAGATCCCAAGAACGTTTCCGCACCAGGTCCCAAGACAGATCCCAGGCCTCCAGCAGAGTCCGAGAACCGTTCACCACTAGGACTCAAGACAGATCCCAAGAGTCCTTCAGCACTAGGGCCCAAGACAGATCCCAGGCATCTCTCAGCTCCAGAACTCAAGACAGATCCCAAGAACGTTTTCGCACCAG GGCCCAAGACAGATCCCAGGCATCCCTCAGCTCCAGAGCACGAGACAGATCCCAAGAACGTTTCCGTACCAGGAGTCAAGACAGAACCCAAGACTCCTTTAGCACCACGGCCCAAGACAGATCCCAGACATCCCTCAGCTCCAGAACCCAAGAATCCCTCAGCACTAGCGCCCAAGACAGATCCCAGGCATCCCTCAGCACCAGAGCACGAGACAGATCCCAAGAACGTTTCCGTACCAGGGCCCAAGACAGAACCCAAGACACGAGGAGGCAAGACTTCGGCACGACTTCCCAGTCGTCCGGGACCCAAACCCGTGGCGGCACAAGCTTCGGCACGTCCCGGGTCCAAGCCAGCCGACCCCCTCGTATAAGACCCAG CGCCCGCACTCCCGGCAGCCTCTCCTCGCGCGTCCAGAACCGACGtaggctcaccaccaccacctccag GCCCGCGAGGCTGCCTGCGACCACGAGCACGCCTAGAGGGACACTGCGTAGACGCCGCCCTGGGATACGACGAGGACAGAGGAAGcaggcaaccaccaccaccatcgaccccctcaacaccccagcACCGCCAACAACCCCCAGCCCGGTCTCTG GTTTCTCGTGCAAGCGGGAGGGCTTCTACCCCAACCCTGACAACTGCCACAAGTACTACTGGTGTCTCGACTCTGGTGCTTCTGGCCTGGGCATTGTAGCCCACGCCTTCACCTGCCCCTCAG ACCTGGTGTTCAGCAAGACCATTGATGGGTGCGACCACCCGACCAGGACCAAGTGTTCCACCGAGAAGAAGAGTCGAGGTGGAGCCTCCGCCACCACGCCAAAACCCTCCTCCGgctccatccccaccaccaccgagaTCCCCGTCGACTACTCCTACCTGGACGACATCTACGTCGACGACGAGTACTACTATGACTACGAGGATTCCACTCCCGGTGACCTGCCGGAACCAGTTGAGGAAGTCCCCAACACTGTCAGCAGACG CCTGCAGAACTCTGGAGGGAACCAGTTCACGAGGGGATCGACTTCCTCCAAGAGTTCGAGTTCGACCTCAGGTTCCGCCCGGGAGACTACCTCCTCGTCAGGATCTCTAGGAGGACGCTCAAGACCCCAGTACACTAGCATCAGCCGCGACAG GAGTCGGACGTCCCAGGCAGCAGCGAccgactcttcctcctcctcatcatcatcctccaggCGACAGGAACCCGCCAGCACCGGAGGAAGACGCCCTGAGTACACTACTATAAGACGCCAGAGACCCGCGGCCCAGGCCCGTCCTGCCGCGGAGGAAGAAGTTGGTCAGGCCCGCGAAGCCGAGCcgacacaaggaggaggaggaggacgagagtaCGTCGTCCTCGAGAGACGTCGTCCACAAACTTCCGGTGGGGTGGTCGCCCCGGCCGCTGAAGTTAGTGCTGCCACGCCGGCTCCCATCGAGGAACTGTACCCGACTCAGCCAACACTCGAGTACGTGACAATTGACCGTTCTCGTGGCAGGATCACGCCTGATTCCCCAACCCCAccttctctccctgcctcagaacCCACTGTTAGTCCAGCACAAGGTTTAGTCGAGATCGCACCTACCAGTCCAAG GTACGTGACGATCGAGCGGGGTCGTTTCGCCACCGAAGAagaaatcaccaccaccaccactgaggagACGACGGTTGTCAGCGACCCT GCCGCCGCTGGTGCTACTCACGACGCCCTCCCTAATGAGGATTACAATTACTACGACGACGAAATCCTCACCACGGAAACTGGGTCGTCTGACCTTACCCTCCCTAGCTcttctccgccaccaccaccaccaccatcatcacaaacaacaacaacaacaacaagctcaacaaccactactaccacatcaTCTCCtataacaaccaccactaccacaaatgaacgtaacaccaccatcacaactgccGGAAGACCTACACGAACTCGCACCCGCTTAAGGGGTCGTCCGGTGGGGTCTCAGGCCAAACGCCTAGGGGCGTCTGTGGACGGCGTGAGTCGCCGAACCTCCAACACGCAGTCCCGCCTTCCCTCCAAGCCACTCCGAAATAAAACGGGCGGCGAGAAAGGGAAGgcggagaggaaagaggaggtccTTAAGTCGACTCCCGGCGTCCTCAGACGTCCACCTCCCCGTCGACCGACCGGGTCTTCCAAAAACAACAGGAGGAGAATCTTGGTGAGGAAGAGAATCGGGGTCATCGGAGCTTCTGGTCAA GCTGAGCAGACGACAAGTGGACCTGTGAGGATCAGGACACGACCTCCTACCTCCCCGAGGACCAACCCTTCTAGGACTTTCACTCGCCCACGTTTGCCTCGCCCGCAGCTTGACGACGCCAGCCTACAGCCTGAGTCTCGCCAACGACCATCTCGCCCGCTGATCCAGATCAGCCCGAGACCAAGCCGCCCATCGGCTGACGGTCCAAGAGTAAGCCGCCCATCAGATCGAACAAGACTGACTCGCCCATCGGCTGATAACCCAAGAGCAACCCGTCCAGTGGATGGTCCACGCCCAGTCCGTCCGGAAGATGATGATACCCGCCCACAGCTTAGCACCGCCGCCCCTGTACTCAGTGCCACAGCATCACCGGTCGAAGTGGCAAGAGATGAGGAGGCCGTGACGACGTTTGATGAGGAGTCCCTCTCAGACACGACTGTGTACCCGGAGTCGACAGTACGACCCACTCTTGCATCGTTGTTCCCCAAGCCTCAGGCTACCACCACGCCTGCACCCACCACTCCTGCACCCACCACGCCCGCTCCCAGAACACGCTCACGCCCTAGTCCCCGCACTCGACTGAACCCACGACCTCGAGCCACGTCACCTCGTCCCCCTCCACGATCCCCACGCCCTCAGCGTCCTGCCTTCGCCAAGATCCCCGTGACGCCCCCGCCCACCCTTAAACCAGCTCAGTCGGCCATCCTCGCCGGAGACTACACCGACTATTACTACGACGATCTCGAGGGAGCCTTGACCGGCACCTTGGGCCAGCTCGCCACGCTGACGGAGAAGGCTATTCTCATGGCAGATGGCTCCGTCCAGTGCTACGACACTGGGTACTTCTCCCACCCGGACTCCTGCAAGAAGTTCATCTCGTGCTCGAAGACTGTGCGAGGGTTGGTCAGGGGCTGGGTGTACACCTGCCCGCAGCAGCTGGTGTTCGATCCCGTGGGAGGGATGTGTAACTGGGCCGAGTCTGTCGACTGTGAGGGACGCAAGTAA
- the Cht6 gene encoding uncharacterized protein Cht6 isoform X3, whose translation MRFLLAAAAILAALAHSHEIEKRQAVDAANKVVCYYTNWSVYRKGLAKYTPQNINPYLCTHLVYAFGGLTDEFEIKPFDSYQDIEQGGYAKFNGLKQYNKGLKTLLAIGGWNEGSGRFSELVSLPEYRKTFIISAIKHLRRYNFDGLDLDWEYPASRDGSAPEDRENYATLVRELREAFDDEGSKVKQGPLLLTMAVPAGQNYIDKGYDIPSLTSDLDFFNILNYDYHSAYEPTVNHHAALMAAPGTSEYAWNSQLNVDWTVKYYISLGADKHKLVIGIPTYGRSYTLIDGNFTDFGASADGPGEQGKYTRENGFMAFYEVCENIASYGWDVRKPYPRRIGPYAYNEDQWVGYDDEKIVARKAEYVREQGLGGIMYWSLDNDDFRGICNGEQYPLVEAGKKALFSDEDIDVSLNEARALQSATGGRRTSVSVASQAVDDTRSRGSTDTRFKTQDRFRTETQDTFQTRGQSTTRTRNRDSFRGRIRNTLRSRSQDDARPRVQDNFSTRTPDRFQEPFRTRAPDREQDTFSTRDPDRFQEPFRTRAPDRAEDPFLTQAPDRFQDPYLTQAPDRFQDPYLTQAPDRFQDPFLTQTPDRFQDPFLTRAPDRAEDPFITQTPDARVQEPFRTRAPSRVREPFNDRTQDRTQESFSTRAQDRSQASLSSRTQDRSQERFRTRSQDRSQASSRVREPFTTRTQDRSQESFSTRAQDRSQASLSSRTQDRSQERFRTRSQDRSQASLSSRTRDRSQESLSTRAQDRSQASLSSRARDRSQERFRTRSQDRTQDSFSTTAQDRSQTSLSSRTQESLSTSAQDRSQASLSTRARDRSQERFRTRAQDRTQDTRRQDFGTTSQSSGTQTRGGTSFGTSRVQASRPPRIRPSARTPGSLSSRVQNRRRLTTTTSRPARLPATTSTPRGTLRRRRPGIRRGQRKQATTTTIDPLNTPAPPTTPSPVSGFSCKREGFYPNPDNCHKYYWCLDSGASGLGIVAHAFTCPSDLVFSKTIDGCDHPTRTKCSTEKKSRGGASATTPKPSSGSIPTTTEIPVDYSYLDDIYVDDEYYYDYEDSTPGDLPEPVEEVPNTVSRRLQNSGGNQFTRGSTSSKSSSSTSGSARETTSSSGSLGGRSRPQYTSISRDRSRTSQAAATDSSSSSSSSSRRQEPASTGGRRPEYTTIRRQRPAAQARPAAEEEVGQAREAEPTQGGGGGREYVVLERRRPQTSGGVVAPAAEVSAATPAPIEELYPTQPTLEYVTIERGRFATEEEITTTTTEETTVVSDPAAAGATHDALPNEDYNYYDDEILTTETGSSDLTLPSSSPPPPPPPSSQTTTTTTSSTTTTTTSSPITTTTTTNERNTTITTAGRPTRTRTRLRGRPVGSQAKRLGASVDGVSRRTSNTQSRLPSKPLRNKTGGEKGKAERKEEVLKSTPGVLRRPPPRRPTGSSKNNRRRILVRKRIGVIGASGQAEQTTSGPVRIRTRPPTSPRTNPSRTFTRPRLPRPQLDDASLQPESRQRPSRPLIQISPRPSRPSADGPRVSRPSDRTRLTRPSADNPRATRPVDGPRPVRPEDDDTRPQLSTAAPVLSATASPVEVARDEEAVTTFDEESLSDTTVYPESTVRPTLASLFPKPQATTTPAPTTPAPTTPAPRTRSRPSPRTRLNPRPRATSPRPPPRSPRPQRPAFAKIPVTPPPTLKPAQSAILAGDYTDYYYDDLEGALTGTLGQLATLTEKAILMADGSVQCYDTGYFSHPDSCKKFISCSKTVRGLVRGWVYTCPQQLVFDPVGGMCNWAESVDCEGRK comes from the exons GAACTGCGAGAGGCGTttgacgatgaaggcagcaaggtgAAGCAGGGTCCTCTGCTGCTGACCATGGCCGTCCCAGCCGGACAGAACTACATTGACAAGGGCTAcgacatcccctccctcaccag tgACCTGGACTTCTTCAACATCCTCAACTACGACTACCACAGCGCCTACGAACCCACGGTGAACCACCACGCAGCCCTCATGGCCGCCCCAGGCACCTCCGAGTACGCCTGGAACTCACAGCTCAACGTG GACTGGACGGTGAAGTACTACATTTCCCTGGGCGCAGACAAGCACAAGCTGGTGATCGGCATCCCTACTTATGGTCGGTCGTACACGCTTATTGACGGAAACTTCACCGATTTCGGTGCCTCCGCCGACGGGCCTGGTGAGCAGGGAAAGTACACCAGAGAAAACGGTTTTATGGCCTTCTACGAG GTTTGTGAAAACATCGCCTCTTACGGTTGGGATGTCAGGAAACCTTACCCGCGACGTATCGGACCCTACGCCTACAACGAAGACCAGTGGGTCGGTTACGACGATGAGAAGATCGTCGCCAGGAAG GCGGAGTACGTGCGGGAACAAGGCCTGGGAGGCATCATGTACTGGAGTCTGGACAACGACGACTTCCGAGGCATCTGTAACGGGGAGCAGTACCCGCTTGTGGAGGCTGGCAAAAAGGCCCTCTTCAGCGACGAGGACATAGACGTCTCCCTCAACGAGGCGAGGGCGCTCCAGAGCGCGACTGGGGG AAGACGCACTTCAGTCTCAGTGGCCAGTCAGGCCGTTGATGACACCAGATCCAGAGGTTCGACGGACACCAGGTTCAAGACGCAAGACCGGTTCCGCACCGAAACACAAGACACTTTCCAAACAAGAGGTCAGAGCACAACTCGAACAAGAAATAGAGATAGTTTCCGCGGTAGAATCCGGAACACTTTGCGTTCGAGGTCCCAAGATGACGCTCGTCCTCGAGTCCAGGACAACTTCAGCACTCGAACTCCCGACAGATTCCAAGAACCCTTCCGCACCAGAGCTCCCGATAGAGAGCAGGACACCTTCAGCACTCGGGACCCCGACAGGTTCCAGGAACCCTTCCGCACCAGAGCCCCAGATAGAGCCGAGGACCCCTTCCTCACTCAGGCCCCAGACAGGTTCCAAGACCCCTACCTTACTCAGGCCCCAGACAGGTTCCAAGACCCCTACCTTACTCAGGCCCCCGACAGGTTCCAAGACCCCTTCCTCACTCAGACCCCTGACAGATTCCAAGACCCCTTCCTCACCAGAGCCCCCGACAGAGCCGAAGACCCCTTCATCACTCAGACCCCCGACGCCAGAGTTCAAGAACCCTTCCGTACCAGAGCCCCCAGCAGAGTCCGAGAACCGTTCAACGATAGGACTCAAGACAGAACCCAAGAGTCCTTCAGCACTAGGGCCCAAGACAGATCCCAGGCATCTCTCAGCTCCAGAACTCAAGACAGATCCCAAGAACGTTTCCGCACCAGGTCCCAAGACAGATCCCAGGCCTCCAGCAGAGTCCGAGAACCGTTCACCACTAGGACTCAAGACAGATCCCAAGAGTCCTTCAGCACTAGGGCCCAAGACAGATCCCAGGCATCTCTCAGCTCCAGAACTCAAGACAGATCCCAAGAACGTTTTCGCACCAGGTCCCAAGACAGATCCCAGGCATCTCTCAGCTCCAGAACTCGAGACAGATCCCAAGAATCCCTCAGCACTAGGGCCCAAGACAGATCCCAGGCATCCCTCAGCTCCAGAGCACGAGACAGATCCCAAGAACGTTTCCGTACCAGGAGTCAAGACAGAACCCAAGACTCCTTTAGCACCACGGCCCAAGACAGATCCCAGACATCCCTCAGCTCCAGAACCCAAGAATCCCTCAGCACTAGCGCCCAAGACAGATCCCAGGCATCCCTCAGCACCAGAGCACGAGACAGATCCCAAGAACGTTTCCGTACCAGGGCCCAAGACAGAACCCAAGACACGAGGAGGCAAGACTTCGGCACGACTTCCCAGTCGTCCGGGACCCAAACCCGTGGCGGCACAAGCTTCGGCACGTCCCGGGTCCAAGCCAGCCGACCCCCTCGTATAAGACCCAG CGCCCGCACTCCCGGCAGCCTCTCCTCGCGCGTCCAGAACCGACGtaggctcaccaccaccacctccag GCCCGCGAGGCTGCCTGCGACCACGAGCACGCCTAGAGGGACACTGCGTAGACGCCGCCCTGGGATACGACGAGGACAGAGGAAGcaggcaaccaccaccaccatcgaccccctcaacaccccagcACCGCCAACAACCCCCAGCCCGGTCTCTG GTTTCTCGTGCAAGCGGGAGGGCTTCTACCCCAACCCTGACAACTGCCACAAGTACTACTGGTGTCTCGACTCTGGTGCTTCTGGCCTGGGCATTGTAGCCCACGCCTTCACCTGCCCCTCAG ACCTGGTGTTCAGCAAGACCATTGATGGGTGCGACCACCCGACCAGGACCAAGTGTTCCACCGAGAAGAAGAGTCGAGGTGGAGCCTCCGCCACCACGCCAAAACCCTCCTCCGgctccatccccaccaccaccgagaTCCCCGTCGACTACTCCTACCTGGACGACATCTACGTCGACGACGAGTACTACTATGACTACGAGGATTCCACTCCCGGTGACCTGCCGGAACCAGTTGAGGAAGTCCCCAACACTGTCAGCAGACG CCTGCAGAACTCTGGAGGGAACCAGTTCACGAGGGGATCGACTTCCTCCAAGAGTTCGAGTTCGACCTCAGGTTCCGCCCGGGAGACTACCTCCTCGTCAGGATCTCTAGGAGGACGCTCAAGACCCCAGTACACTAGCATCAGCCGCGACAG GAGTCGGACGTCCCAGGCAGCAGCGAccgactcttcctcctcctcatcatcatcctccaggCGACAGGAACCCGCCAGCACCGGAGGAAGACGCCCTGAGTACACTACTATAAGACGCCAGAGACCCGCGGCCCAGGCCCGTCCTGCCGCGGAGGAAGAAGTTGGTCAGGCCCGCGAAGCCGAGCcgacacaaggaggaggaggaggacgagagtaCGTCGTCCTCGAGAGACGTCGTCCACAAACTTCCGGTGGGGTGGTCGCCCCGGCCGCTGAAGTTAGTGCTGCCACGCCGGCTCCCATCGAGGAACTGTACCCGACTCAGCCAACACTCGA GTACGTGACGATCGAGCGGGGTCGTTTCGCCACCGAAGAagaaatcaccaccaccaccactgaggagACGACGGTTGTCAGCGACCCT GCCGCCGCTGGTGCTACTCACGACGCCCTCCCTAATGAGGATTACAATTACTACGACGACGAAATCCTCACCACGGAAACTGGGTCGTCTGACCTTACCCTCCCTAGCTcttctccgccaccaccaccaccaccatcatcacaaacaacaacaacaacaacaagctcaacaaccactactaccacatcaTCTCCtataacaaccaccactaccacaaatgaacgtaacaccaccatcacaactgccGGAAGACCTACACGAACTCGCACCCGCTTAAGGGGTCGTCCGGTGGGGTCTCAGGCCAAACGCCTAGGGGCGTCTGTGGACGGCGTGAGTCGCCGAACCTCCAACACGCAGTCCCGCCTTCCCTCCAAGCCACTCCGAAATAAAACGGGCGGCGAGAAAGGGAAGgcggagaggaaagaggaggtccTTAAGTCGACTCCCGGCGTCCTCAGACGTCCACCTCCCCGTCGACCGACCGGGTCTTCCAAAAACAACAGGAGGAGAATCTTGGTGAGGAAGAGAATCGGGGTCATCGGAGCTTCTGGTCAA GCTGAGCAGACGACAAGTGGACCTGTGAGGATCAGGACACGACCTCCTACCTCCCCGAGGACCAACCCTTCTAGGACTTTCACTCGCCCACGTTTGCCTCGCCCGCAGCTTGACGACGCCAGCCTACAGCCTGAGTCTCGCCAACGACCATCTCGCCCGCTGATCCAGATCAGCCCGAGACCAAGCCGCCCATCGGCTGACGGTCCAAGAGTAAGCCGCCCATCAGATCGAACAAGACTGACTCGCCCATCGGCTGATAACCCAAGAGCAACCCGTCCAGTGGATGGTCCACGCCCAGTCCGTCCGGAAGATGATGATACCCGCCCACAGCTTAGCACCGCCGCCCCTGTACTCAGTGCCACAGCATCACCGGTCGAAGTGGCAAGAGATGAGGAGGCCGTGACGACGTTTGATGAGGAGTCCCTCTCAGACACGACTGTGTACCCGGAGTCGACAGTACGACCCACTCTTGCATCGTTGTTCCCCAAGCCTCAGGCTACCACCACGCCTGCACCCACCACTCCTGCACCCACCACGCCCGCTCCCAGAACACGCTCACGCCCTAGTCCCCGCACTCGACTGAACCCACGACCTCGAGCCACGTCACCTCGTCCCCCTCCACGATCCCCACGCCCTCAGCGTCCTGCCTTCGCCAAGATCCCCGTGACGCCCCCGCCCACCCTTAAACCAGCTCAGTCGGCCATCCTCGCCGGAGACTACACCGACTATTACTACGACGATCTCGAGGGAGCCTTGACCGGCACCTTGGGCCAGCTCGCCACGCTGACGGAGAAGGCTATTCTCATGGCAGATGGCTCCGTCCAGTGCTACGACACTGGGTACTTCTCCCACCCGGACTCCTGCAAGAAGTTCATCTCGTGCTCGAAGACTGTGCGAGGGTTGGTCAGGGGCTGGGTGTACACCTGCCCGCAGCAGCTGGTGTTCGATCCCGTGGGAGGGATGTGTAACTGGGCCGAGTCTGTCGACTGTGAGGGACGCAAGTAA